A stretch of the bacterium genome encodes the following:
- a CDS encoding nucleotidyltransferase domain-containing protein, protein MEKAIERFAEKIKDSLADNIVSIELFGSKARGDFNKESDIDLLIVVNEKSPAVREKIFDIMFEVDPWYELMLSPRIMSIKEYQVNKAIASPFIEHIEREGIKL, encoded by the coding sequence ATGGAAAAGGCAATAGAAAGATTTGCTGAAAAAATAAAGGATTCTTTGGCAGATAATATTGTTTCTATAGAGTTATTTGGCTCAAAGGCAAGGGGAGATTTTAACAAAGAATCTGATATTGATCTTCTTATTGTGGTTAATGAAAAATCCCCTGCGGTAAGGGAGAAAATCTTTGATATTATGTTTGAGGTAGACCCTTGGTATGAGTTGATGCTTTCTCCCAGAATTATGTCCATTAAGGAATATCAGGTAAATAAAGCAATTGCTTCACCTTTTATTGAACACATAGAGAGGGAAGGAATAAAGTTATGA
- a CDS encoding HEPN domain-containing protein, translating to MNNELAKYRLESAKEKLVSARLLYENGQYRDSISRSYYAMLSAARALLSTKKLDSSKHSGVISLFNQHFVKTGVLNKEAGKKLASAKEMREDSDYEDFVAVSKEDAEKQIADAEGFIKEIEEVMPMRE from the coding sequence ATGAATAATGAATTGGCTAAATATAGATTGGAAAGTGCTAAAGAAAAGCTTGTATCCGCAAGGTTGCTTTATGAGAATGGTCAATACAGGGATTCAATCTCTCGCTCTTATTATGCAATGCTTTCTGCTGCAAGGGCATTACTATCTACAAAGAAATTGGATAGTAGTAAGCACTCAGGGGTGATTTCTTTATTTAACCAGCATTTTGTAAAAACAGGGGTATTAAATAAAGAGGCGGGAAAGAAATTGGCTTCTGCCAAAGAGATGCGAGAAGATAGTGATTATGAAGATTTTGTCGCTGTCTCAAAAGAGGATGCAGAAAAACAGATTGCTGATGCCGAAGGCTTTATAAAG